A stretch of Chloracidobacterium validum DNA encodes these proteins:
- a CDS encoding glycine betaine ABC transporter substrate-binding protein codes for MTPWLEVLAEQHTALLVAWREHVLLVVVATLLACGLGIPLGIVAARHPAVRRVVFLLVNVTQTIPSLALFGLLLPLPWLGGIGARTAIVALTLYALLPIVRNTATGLLGVAPNLREAAEALGLTSWQRLLYVELPLAANVMFAGARVAVVLSVGTATIAAAIGAGGLGTFIFRGLRQNDNRLLLIGGALAALLALLADAVFAAFERAPQAQRRTPWRWLVAFGGLAGILLPVAWSYWVELPAADNVRSRVVVGSKDFTESVILAEILAQQLEAQGVAVERRFELGGNLAHESLLAGAVDVYPEYTGTAWTAILGKRPLSDPQEVYAQVRQDYARRFGLVVGPPLGFRNDFAILVRRQTAVEYHLKTISDAARSPLQWRAGFGQDFMSRADGYAGFRATYGFRFVSPREMDLSLTYRALAAGEVDIIAGNATDGLIAALDLVALDDDRRYFPPYQAVYVVRQAAWDAAPALPSVVRGLGNVIDTDTMRRMNHAVDGQRQTPREVAAAFLLASHSSRSSAP; via the coding sequence ATGACGCCCTGGCTTGAGGTTCTCGCGGAACAACACACGGCACTGCTTGTGGCCTGGCGTGAGCACGTCTTGCTTGTCGTCGTGGCAACCTTGCTGGCCTGTGGGTTGGGGATTCCGTTGGGTATCGTTGCGGCGCGTCATCCGGCGGTGCGCCGGGTCGTGTTCCTGCTGGTCAATGTGACGCAAACGATTCCGAGTCTGGCTTTATTCGGGTTGTTGTTGCCGCTGCCGTGGTTGGGCGGCATTGGGGCGCGGACGGCGATTGTTGCACTGACGCTTTATGCCCTGTTGCCAATTGTGCGGAATACGGCCACCGGCTTGCTGGGTGTTGCGCCGAATCTCCGGGAGGCGGCCGAGGCGCTCGGGTTGACGAGTTGGCAGCGCTTGCTCTACGTCGAACTGCCGCTGGCCGCCAACGTCATGTTTGCCGGGGCGCGGGTGGCGGTGGTTCTCTCGGTCGGGACCGCCACGATTGCCGCCGCGATTGGCGCGGGTGGATTGGGGACGTTCATTTTTCGCGGGCTACGGCAAAACGACAATCGGCTGCTCCTGATCGGTGGCGCCTTGGCCGCGTTGCTGGCGCTGCTGGCGGACGCCGTCTTCGCGGCCTTCGAGCGTGCGCCACAGGCCCAGCGCCGGACGCCTTGGCGCTGGCTGGTTGCCTTTGGCGGGTTGGCCGGCATTCTTTTGCCGGTCGCCTGGAGCTACTGGGTGGAGTTACCTGCGGCTGATAACGTTCGTTCGCGCGTCGTGGTCGGCTCGAAGGATTTCACCGAATCGGTGATCCTGGCCGAGATTCTGGCGCAGCAGCTCGAAGCCCAGGGCGTTGCCGTCGAGCGGCGCTTCGAGCTGGGCGGCAACCTAGCGCACGAGTCACTGCTGGCCGGTGCCGTTGACGTGTATCCCGAATACACCGGCACGGCTTGGACGGCGATCCTGGGCAAGCGCCCGCTGTCCGATCCGCAGGAAGTCTATGCGCAAGTCCGGCAGGACTACGCCCGGCGCTTTGGTTTGGTGGTTGGCCCACCGTTGGGTTTTCGGAATGACTTTGCCATCCTGGTGCGTCGCCAGACGGCAGTCGAGTATCACCTGAAAACCATTTCGGACGCCGCCCGGTCGCCACTTCAGTGGCGGGCCGGTTTTGGTCAGGATTTCATGTCGCGCGCGGACGGCTATGCGGGCTTCCGCGCGACCTATGGTTTTCGCTTCGTCTCCCCGCGTGAAATGGATTTGTCGTTGACCTACCGCGCGCTGGCGGCCGGCGAAGTGGACATTATCGCCGGCAATGCCACCGACGGGTTGATTGCCGCGCTCGATTTGGTTGCGCTCGACGACGACCGGCGCTACTTCCCGCCTTACCAGGCGGTCTATGTGGTCCGGCAAGCCGCGTGGGATGCGGCGCCGGCGCTGCCAAGCGTCGTGCGCGGGCTTGGCAATGTGATTGACACCGACACCATGCGCCGGATGAACCATGCCGTGGATGGGCAACGGCAGACGCCCCGCGAGGTGGCGGCCGCGTTTCTCCTTGCCTCTCATTCGAGTCGCTCATCCGCGCCCTGA
- the trpB gene encoding tryptophan synthase subunit beta, whose amino-acid sequence MQSLGYFGPFGGVYAPETLIPALEELEAAFLAARSDATFQATFQRLSSEFSGRPTPLFYAGNLSRELGIKLYLKREDLLHGGAHKTNNALGQALLAKQMGKTRLIAETGAGQHGVATAMAGALLGLETEVYMGEVDMARQQPNVFRMRLLGATVHPVKTGGRTLKDAINDALRDWMTNLRTTHYVLGTAAGPHPFPTIVKSFQRIIGDEARAQMLALAGRLPDVVVACVGGGSNAIGMFTAFLEDASVRLIGVEPGGQGLDTQAHGAVLAKGTPGTLHGMRSYVLQDADGQIQATHSISAGLDYPSVGPEHAYLKSIGRVQYEAVTDDAAVAAFHKLSRSEGIIPALEPAHAVAYVLRAAAAWPPDTVVLLNLCGRGDKDLQTVLAYGDASA is encoded by the coding sequence ATGCAATCACTTGGCTATTTTGGCCCGTTTGGCGGTGTCTATGCGCCGGAAACACTCATCCCGGCGCTTGAAGAACTGGAAGCCGCGTTTCTGGCTGCCCGGTCAGACGCCACGTTTCAGGCCACGTTTCAGCGCCTTTCGTCCGAGTTTTCGGGCCGTCCAACCCCGTTGTTTTACGCCGGCAATTTGTCGCGCGAGCTTGGCATCAAGCTCTACCTCAAGCGCGAAGACCTCCTGCATGGTGGCGCGCATAAAACCAACAATGCCCTTGGGCAGGCGCTCTTGGCGAAGCAAATGGGCAAGACCCGCTTGATTGCCGAAACCGGCGCTGGGCAGCACGGCGTGGCGACGGCCATGGCCGGGGCGCTGCTCGGTCTCGAAACCGAGGTCTATATGGGCGAGGTGGACATGGCCCGCCAGCAGCCAAATGTCTTTCGCATGCGGTTGCTGGGCGCAACGGTGCATCCGGTCAAAACGGGTGGGCGGACGCTCAAAGACGCCATCAATGACGCGCTACGCGATTGGATGACCAACCTGCGGACGACCCACTACGTACTCGGAACGGCTGCCGGTCCGCATCCCTTTCCCACGATCGTCAAGTCCTTCCAGCGCATTATCGGCGACGAGGCACGGGCGCAAATGTTGGCGCTGGCCGGACGTTTACCGGATGTGGTGGTGGCTTGTGTCGGCGGCGGCTCGAACGCGATTGGGATGTTTACGGCTTTCCTAGAGGACGCGTCGGTACGGCTCATCGGCGTCGAACCGGGCGGCCAGGGGCTTGATACCCAGGCGCATGGCGCGGTGCTGGCCAAGGGAACGCCTGGCACGTTGCACGGCATGCGAAGCTACGTCCTGCAGGATGCCGATGGTCAGATTCAGGCAACCCACAGCATATCGGCCGGGCTAGACTATCCTTCGGTTGGTCCTGAACATGCTTATCTGAAAAGCATCGGGCGGGTGCAGTATGAGGCCGTGACGGATGATGCGGCCGTGGCAGCTTTTCACAAGCTGTCCCGGAGCGAGGGGATCATCCCGGCGCTCGAACCGGCCCATGCGGTGGCCTACGTGTTGCGCGCGGCCGCGGCGTGGCCGCCGGATACGGTGGTCTTGCTCAACCTCTGTGGCCGGGGTGACAAGGACCTTCAAACCGTCCTGGCGTATGGCGACGCTTCCGCCTAG
- a CDS encoding ATP-binding cassette domain-containing protein — protein sequence MSRFQLELREVCLAYDRAIVLDGISLRVGAGELVMLLGASGSGKTSLLKLMNRLLEPTAGEVWVEGRPAVDWNPVHLRRRMGYVMQDAGLFPHMTVARNVGLLLELERWPAAQRRARVETLLERVGLPASQYADRFPAELSGGERQRVGIARALALDPPLLLLDEPFGALDPVARARLQQAFATLVADLGKTALFVTHDLQEALRIGTRICLLSHGRLVADAPPAKFLELDVPAAREYVQAAGL from the coding sequence GTGAGTCGGTTTCAACTGGAGCTACGCGAGGTTTGCCTGGCCTATGACCGCGCCATCGTGCTCGATGGGATCAGTCTCCGGGTTGGTGCTGGTGAGCTGGTCATGCTGCTGGGCGCGTCGGGGAGCGGCAAGACATCCTTGCTCAAGCTCATGAATCGGTTGCTTGAACCGACCGCTGGTGAGGTATGGGTCGAGGGGCGTCCAGCGGTGGACTGGAACCCGGTTCATCTGCGGCGGCGGATGGGCTATGTCATGCAGGACGCTGGACTCTTTCCCCACATGACGGTTGCCCGCAACGTTGGTTTGCTGTTGGAGCTTGAACGGTGGCCGGCGGCGCAGCGGCGGGCGCGCGTCGAGACGCTTTTGGAGCGGGTTGGGTTGCCGGCCAGCCAGTACGCCGACCGCTTCCCGGCGGAACTCTCCGGCGGCGAGCGGCAGCGCGTCGGGATTGCGCGGGCGCTGGCGCTTGACCCACCCCTACTCCTGCTGGATGAGCCGTTTGGGGCGCTCGATCCGGTCGCGCGCGCCCGGTTGCAGCAGGCCTTTGCCACGCTCGTTGCCGACCTGGGGAAAACCGCTTTGTTTGTGACCCATGACTTGCAGGAAGCCCTCCGCATTGGCACCCGCATTTGCTTGCTGTCCCACGGACGGTTGGTGGCCGACGCGCCACCGGCCAAGTTTCTGGAACTGGATGTTCCGGCCGCGCGCGAGTATGTGCAGGCGGCCGGTCTCTGA